One window from the genome of Candidatus Neptunochlamydia vexilliferae encodes:
- a CDS encoding GNAT family N-acetyltransferase has translation MTPILAPNLLIRPTQKKDRTELFQWLDDEETLKWFPLAKTKEEIGKAVDYWVGYIKEGSSLTIEKEGICCGIATLFTDPYTKTAHHSELGIIIGKKWRNQGLGTQLLHALFSLARDQFKMEFLHLLVYDESPALSLYKRLGFKEFGRQQRWIKEASGDYRACIFMEKELSTDQVLFVGPTLGSQGEPVIYSLDSDESSAITPEEALSEEAKASDREYAQNNTAFTLAAAATANKEDHVILDTAFQQAPSLLEWQFSIHEKLGLEVTKNIHFAPSKSFAPLAKELAKKTGISTISTIGYSFLLNETFSIEEELTISKKVNAKTSLLELSKLYEFPISPSKLLSFDDLTSEALESLGFPNQPVYLKANGLGGGYNVKRIATAKELDAFIRSNHDTKPQVLAQRGVPSSFVETEHIFIVYPERVEYLYPSIQLTAGSSWYGNLFKKTAELTSKEEKALLAATRALQKEGYAKEKGTLVGFDSLSNGSEIYILEFNARWLGSLPVARLLDHLGLLNKEEVFSSFDYIHEEDLKKYQEFGENHLYGTSNTSGFAFIPLSFSPYSTDSKRVVYYVVTGDIVAFAKKVKEEFGERSFEMLDGSMDQLRNFL, from the coding sequence CCGAACTCTTTCAATGGTTAGATGATGAAGAAACTCTAAAGTGGTTTCCTTTAGCAAAAACCAAGGAAGAAATCGGAAAAGCTGTCGATTACTGGGTGGGTTACATCAAGGAAGGATCAAGCTTAACGATTGAAAAAGAAGGGATTTGCTGTGGCATTGCAACCCTATTTACAGATCCTTATACAAAGACCGCTCATCATTCAGAACTGGGTATTATTATAGGCAAAAAATGGAGAAATCAAGGGTTAGGAACACAGCTATTACACGCGCTTTTTTCTTTAGCTAGAGATCAGTTTAAGATGGAATTTCTCCATCTTCTTGTCTATGATGAAAGCCCTGCACTTTCTTTGTATAAAAGGTTAGGTTTTAAAGAATTTGGAAGGCAGCAAAGGTGGATTAAGGAAGCAAGTGGTGACTATCGCGCCTGTATCTTTATGGAAAAAGAGCTTTCAACCGATCAAGTCCTCTTTGTTGGCCCCACATTAGGAAGTCAAGGAGAGCCGGTCATCTACTCCCTTGACTCTGATGAATCAAGTGCCATTACTCCTGAAGAGGCTTTGTCAGAAGAAGCAAAAGCCTCCGATAGAGAGTATGCCCAAAACAATACCGCCTTTACCCTTGCAGCAGCCGCAACAGCTAATAAGGAAGACCATGTCATCCTAGATACCGCCTTTCAGCAGGCTCCTTCTCTTCTTGAGTGGCAGTTTTCTATCCATGAAAAACTGGGATTAGAGGTCACAAAGAATATCCACTTTGCCCCTTCCAAGTCTTTTGCTCCTTTAGCAAAAGAGTTAGCAAAAAAAACAGGGATATCAACGATCTCAACCATTGGCTACTCATTTTTGTTAAACGAAACTTTTTCGATAGAAGAAGAGCTAACGATTAGCAAAAAGGTGAATGCAAAAACCTCCCTTTTAGAGCTTTCAAAGCTCTATGAATTTCCCATTTCGCCTTCAAAACTTCTTTCCTTTGATGACCTGACTTCAGAAGCATTAGAGTCCTTAGGTTTTCCCAACCAGCCGGTTTACCTAAAGGCAAATGGCTTGGGAGGAGGATATAATGTTAAGAGGATTGCAACCGCCAAGGAGCTCGATGCTTTTATTCGTTCCAATCATGACACTAAGCCCCAGGTTTTAGCGCAAAGAGGAGTTCCTTCAAGCTTTGTGGAAACGGAACATATCTTTATCGTTTATCCCGAAAGGGTTGAATATCTCTACCCCTCTATCCAGTTGACCGCAGGAAGCTCTTGGTATGGGAACCTTTTTAAGAAGACAGCTGAGCTAACCTCAAAAGAGGAAAAGGCGCTTTTAGCAGCAACCCGGGCTCTTCAAAAAGAGGGATATGCAAAGGAGAAAGGGACCCTTGTTGGTTTCGATTCTCTATCAAACGGAAGCGAGATCTACATTCTTGAATTTAATGCTCGCTGGCTGGGAAGCCTTCCTGTTGCACGTCTTTTGGATCACCTTGGTTTACTAAATAAAGAAGAGGTTTTTTCCTCGTTTGACTACATCCATGAAGAGGATTTAAAAAAATACCAAGAATTTGGAGAAAATCACCTTTATGGGACTTCCAACACGTCCGGATTTGCCTTTATACCCCTCTCTTTTTCTCCATATTCGACCGACTCTAAGAGGGTTGTTTATTATGTGGTTACTGGAGATATTGTAGCCTTTGCAAAGAAGGTAAAAGAGGAATTCGGAGAGCGCT